The following are encoded together in the Coffea arabica cultivar ET-39 chromosome 1c, Coffea Arabica ET-39 HiFi, whole genome shotgun sequence genome:
- the LOC113724862 gene encoding uncharacterized protein isoform X4, which produces MPIYPSTFSFQPAVAAIPPLSNCSLKSITCLNSKQVGPVEYDNTESHQQAARLARCQKAKVNRRKEQMLLILPGQMSESRGEPKERTDVVDTEGVTSRHPRKNQIKSRRHSTRNRKSKALTDTTDSDVSPPLQVCGKLQGPVESDNLSAEEEIKIVGESFIEDDSNAYPLRTRSRRSRRMVNRSGSEVTIPRKRVRRQPRRPLNFSTSITSEGVLSSRQFYRYMDHIWSEVSAEKRNSIACMDCLWFNTYAESKWKEKVLKWIEREDIFSKKYVLVPIVLWSHWNLLIFCHFGESLQSESSTPCMLLLDSLHMTDPKRLEPLIRKFVMDIYKNEKRPETKELIRKIPLLVPSIPQQIDDKKCGYFVLYYIYLFIKNAPEMFSIDEGYPYFMTEDWFTLEELDGFCRTLESVRVDTTSSDE; this is translated from the exons ATGCCAATCTATCCATCTACTTTCTCATTTCAACCAGCAGTTGCTGCCATTCCTCCACTTTCCAATTGCTCTCTGAAATCCATCACTTGTCTGAACTCGAAACAAG TGGGTCCTGTTGAATATGACAATACAGAGTCGCACCAGCAAGCTGCTCG CCTGGCCAGATGTCAGAAAGCAAAGGTGAACCGAAGGAAAGAACAGATGTTGTTGATACTG CCTGGCCAGATGTCAGAAAGTAGAGGTGAACCCAAGGAAAGAACAGATGTTGTTGATACTG AAGGTGTGACCTCCAGACACCCAAGAAAGAACCAAATCAAGTCACGTCGCCATTCAACGAGAAATAGAAAAAGCAAAGCTTTAACTGATACAACTGATTCTGATGTTAGCCCCCCACTCCAAGTTTGTGGGAAACTTCAGGGACCAGTAGAGTCTGATAATTTGAGTGctgaagaagaaattaaaattgTTGGAGAGTCTTTTATTGAGGACGACAGCAATGCCTATCCTCTTCGAACTAGAAGCAGGAGAAGCAGAAGAATGGTCAATAGAAGTGGTTCTGAAGTTACCATTCCAAGAAAAAGAGTTCGACGGCAACCAAGGAGACCCCTGAATTTCAGCACTTCAATCACATCGGAAGGAGTTTTAAGCTCCAGGCAATTTTATCGCTACATGGA CCACATATGGAGTGAGGTTTCTGCAGAGAAGAGAAACTCAATTGCATGCATGGATTGCTTGTGGTTTAACACATACGCGGAAAGTAAATGGAAGGAAAAGGTGTTAAAATGGATAGAGAGGGaagatatattttcaaaaaaatatgttctGGTTCCCATTGTTCTGTG GTCTCATTGGAATCTCCTGATCTTCTGCCATTTCGGTGAAAGCCTGCAATCAGAAAGCAGCACTCCCTGCATGTTATTGTTGGATTCGCTGCACATGACAGATCCTAAGAGGCTTGAACCTTTAATTAGAAA GTTTGTTATGGACATATATAAAAATgagaagaggccagaaaccaaAGAATTGATTCGTAAAATTCCTCTTTTGGTTCCTAGT aTTCCTCAGCAGATAGATGATAAAAAATGTGGGTATTTTGTCCTTTACTATATTTATTTGTTCATAAAGAATGCTCCTGAGATGTTTAGCATCGACGAGGGCTACCCTTACTTT ATGACAGAAGACTGGTTCACTCTTGAAGAGCTCGACGGCTTCTGTAGAACACTCGAATCAGTTCGGGTCGACACTACAAGCTCAGATGAATAG
- the LOC113724862 gene encoding uncharacterized protein isoform X3, protein MPIYPSTFSFQPAVAAIPPLSNCSLKSITCLNSKQVGPVEYDNTESHQQAARLARCQKAKVNRRKEQMLLILPGQMSESRGEPKERTDVVDTDHEEGVTSRHPRKNQIKSRRHSTRNRKSKALTDTTDSDVSPPLQVCGKLQGPVESDNLSAEEEIKIVGESFIEDDSNAYPLRTRSRRSRRMVNRSGSEVTIPRKRVRRQPRRPLNFSTSITSEGVLSSRQFYRYMDHIWSEVSAEKRNSIACMDCLWFNTYAESKWKEKVLKWIEREDIFSKKYVLVPIVLWSHWNLLIFCHFGESLQSESSTPCMLLLDSLHMTDPKRLEPLIRKFVMDIYKNEKRPETKELIRKIPLLVPSIPQQIDDKKCGYFVLYYIYLFIKNAPEMFSIDEGYPYFMTEDWFTLEELDGFCRTLESVRVDTTSSDE, encoded by the exons ATGCCAATCTATCCATCTACTTTCTCATTTCAACCAGCAGTTGCTGCCATTCCTCCACTTTCCAATTGCTCTCTGAAATCCATCACTTGTCTGAACTCGAAACAAG TGGGTCCTGTTGAATATGACAATACAGAGTCGCACCAGCAAGCTGCTCG CCTGGCCAGATGTCAGAAAGCAAAGGTGAACCGAAGGAAAGAACAGATGTTGTTGATACTG CCTGGCCAGATGTCAGAAAGTAGAGGTGAACCCAAGGAAAGAACAGATGTTGTTGATACTG ATCATGAAGAAGGTGTGACCTCCAGACACCCAAGAAAGAACCAAATCAAGTCACGTCGCCATTCAACGAGAAATAGAAAAAGCAAAGCTTTAACTGATACAACTGATTCTGATGTTAGCCCCCCACTCCAAGTTTGTGGGAAACTTCAGGGACCAGTAGAGTCTGATAATTTGAGTGctgaagaagaaattaaaattgTTGGAGAGTCTTTTATTGAGGACGACAGCAATGCCTATCCTCTTCGAACTAGAAGCAGGAGAAGCAGAAGAATGGTCAATAGAAGTGGTTCTGAAGTTACCATTCCAAGAAAAAGAGTTCGACGGCAACCAAGGAGACCCCTGAATTTCAGCACTTCAATCACATCGGAAGGAGTTTTAAGCTCCAGGCAATTTTATCGCTACATGGA CCACATATGGAGTGAGGTTTCTGCAGAGAAGAGAAACTCAATTGCATGCATGGATTGCTTGTGGTTTAACACATACGCGGAAAGTAAATGGAAGGAAAAGGTGTTAAAATGGATAGAGAGGGaagatatattttcaaaaaaatatgttctGGTTCCCATTGTTCTGTG GTCTCATTGGAATCTCCTGATCTTCTGCCATTTCGGTGAAAGCCTGCAATCAGAAAGCAGCACTCCCTGCATGTTATTGTTGGATTCGCTGCACATGACAGATCCTAAGAGGCTTGAACCTTTAATTAGAAA GTTTGTTATGGACATATATAAAAATgagaagaggccagaaaccaaAGAATTGATTCGTAAAATTCCTCTTTTGGTTCCTAGT aTTCCTCAGCAGATAGATGATAAAAAATGTGGGTATTTTGTCCTTTACTATATTTATTTGTTCATAAAGAATGCTCCTGAGATGTTTAGCATCGACGAGGGCTACCCTTACTTT ATGACAGAAGACTGGTTCACTCTTGAAGAGCTCGACGGCTTCTGTAGAACACTCGAATCAGTTCGGGTCGACACTACAAGCTCAGATGAATAG
- the LOC113724862 gene encoding uncharacterized protein isoform X1 gives MQEIYAKTNLIRQHFQPGQMSESKGEPKERTDVVDTGPVEYDNTESHQQAAQYPRPNKLKSMQEIYAKTNLICQHFQPGQMSESRGEPKERTDVVDTDHEEGVTSRHPRKNQIKSRRHSTRNRKSKALTDTTDSDVSPPLQVCGKLQGPVESDNLSAEEEIKIVGESFIEDDSNAYPLRTRSRRSRRMVNRSGSEVTIPRKRVRRQPRRPLNFSTSITSEGVLSSRQFYRYMDHIWSEVSAEKRNSIACMDCLWFNTYAESKWKEKVLKWIEREDIFSKKYVLVPIVLWSHWNLLIFCHFGESLQSESSTPCMLLLDSLHMTDPKRLEPLIRKFVMDIYKNEKRPETKELIRKIPLLVPSIPQQIDDKKCGYFVLYYIYLFIKNAPEMFSIDEGYPYFMTEDWFTLEELDGFCRTLESVRVDTTSSDE, from the exons ATGCAGGAAATTTATGCTAAAACTAACCTCATACGTCAACATTTTCAGCCTGGCCAGATGTCAGAAAGCAAAGGTGAACCGAAGGAAAGAACAGATGTTGTTGATACTG GTCCTGTTGAATATGACAATACAGAGTCGCATCAGCAAGCTGCTCAGTATCCTCGCCCAAATAAGTTAAAAAGCATGCAGGAAATTTATGCTAAAACTAACCTCATATGTCAACATTTTCAGCCTGGCCAGATGTCAGAAAGTAGAGGTGAACCCAAGGAAAGAACAGATGTTGTTGATACTG ATCATGAAGAAGGTGTGACCTCCAGACACCCAAGAAAGAACCAAATCAAGTCACGTCGCCATTCAACGAGAAATAGAAAAAGCAAAGCTTTAACTGATACAACTGATTCTGATGTTAGCCCCCCACTCCAAGTTTGTGGGAAACTTCAGGGACCAGTAGAGTCTGATAATTTGAGTGctgaagaagaaattaaaattgTTGGAGAGTCTTTTATTGAGGACGACAGCAATGCCTATCCTCTTCGAACTAGAAGCAGGAGAAGCAGAAGAATGGTCAATAGAAGTGGTTCTGAAGTTACCATTCCAAGAAAAAGAGTTCGACGGCAACCAAGGAGACCCCTGAATTTCAGCACTTCAATCACATCGGAAGGAGTTTTAAGCTCCAGGCAATTTTATCGCTACATGGA CCACATATGGAGTGAGGTTTCTGCAGAGAAGAGAAACTCAATTGCATGCATGGATTGCTTGTGGTTTAACACATACGCGGAAAGTAAATGGAAGGAAAAGGTGTTAAAATGGATAGAGAGGGaagatatattttcaaaaaaatatgttctGGTTCCCATTGTTCTGTG GTCTCATTGGAATCTCCTGATCTTCTGCCATTTCGGTGAAAGCCTGCAATCAGAAAGCAGCACTCCCTGCATGTTATTGTTGGATTCGCTGCACATGACAGATCCTAAGAGGCTTGAACCTTTAATTAGAAA GTTTGTTATGGACATATATAAAAATgagaagaggccagaaaccaaAGAATTGATTCGTAAAATTCCTCTTTTGGTTCCTAGT aTTCCTCAGCAGATAGATGATAAAAAATGTGGGTATTTTGTCCTTTACTATATTTATTTGTTCATAAAGAATGCTCCTGAGATGTTTAGCATCGACGAGGGCTACCCTTACTTT ATGACAGAAGACTGGTTCACTCTTGAAGAGCTCGACGGCTTCTGTAGAACACTCGAATCAGTTCGGGTCGACACTACAAGCTCAGATGAATAG
- the LOC113724862 gene encoding uncharacterized protein isoform X2 codes for MQEIYAKTNLIRQHFQPGQMSESKGEPKERTDVVDTGPVEYDNTESHQQAAQYPRPNKLKSMQEIYAKTNLICQHFQPGQMSESRGEPKERTDVVDTEGVTSRHPRKNQIKSRRHSTRNRKSKALTDTTDSDVSPPLQVCGKLQGPVESDNLSAEEEIKIVGESFIEDDSNAYPLRTRSRRSRRMVNRSGSEVTIPRKRVRRQPRRPLNFSTSITSEGVLSSRQFYRYMDHIWSEVSAEKRNSIACMDCLWFNTYAESKWKEKVLKWIEREDIFSKKYVLVPIVLWSHWNLLIFCHFGESLQSESSTPCMLLLDSLHMTDPKRLEPLIRKFVMDIYKNEKRPETKELIRKIPLLVPSIPQQIDDKKCGYFVLYYIYLFIKNAPEMFSIDEGYPYFMTEDWFTLEELDGFCRTLESVRVDTTSSDE; via the exons ATGCAGGAAATTTATGCTAAAACTAACCTCATACGTCAACATTTTCAGCCTGGCCAGATGTCAGAAAGCAAAGGTGAACCGAAGGAAAGAACAGATGTTGTTGATACTG GTCCTGTTGAATATGACAATACAGAGTCGCATCAGCAAGCTGCTCAGTATCCTCGCCCAAATAAGTTAAAAAGCATGCAGGAAATTTATGCTAAAACTAACCTCATATGTCAACATTTTCAGCCTGGCCAGATGTCAGAAAGTAGAGGTGAACCCAAGGAAAGAACAGATGTTGTTGATACTG AAGGTGTGACCTCCAGACACCCAAGAAAGAACCAAATCAAGTCACGTCGCCATTCAACGAGAAATAGAAAAAGCAAAGCTTTAACTGATACAACTGATTCTGATGTTAGCCCCCCACTCCAAGTTTGTGGGAAACTTCAGGGACCAGTAGAGTCTGATAATTTGAGTGctgaagaagaaattaaaattgTTGGAGAGTCTTTTATTGAGGACGACAGCAATGCCTATCCTCTTCGAACTAGAAGCAGGAGAAGCAGAAGAATGGTCAATAGAAGTGGTTCTGAAGTTACCATTCCAAGAAAAAGAGTTCGACGGCAACCAAGGAGACCCCTGAATTTCAGCACTTCAATCACATCGGAAGGAGTTTTAAGCTCCAGGCAATTTTATCGCTACATGGA CCACATATGGAGTGAGGTTTCTGCAGAGAAGAGAAACTCAATTGCATGCATGGATTGCTTGTGGTTTAACACATACGCGGAAAGTAAATGGAAGGAAAAGGTGTTAAAATGGATAGAGAGGGaagatatattttcaaaaaaatatgttctGGTTCCCATTGTTCTGTG GTCTCATTGGAATCTCCTGATCTTCTGCCATTTCGGTGAAAGCCTGCAATCAGAAAGCAGCACTCCCTGCATGTTATTGTTGGATTCGCTGCACATGACAGATCCTAAGAGGCTTGAACCTTTAATTAGAAA GTTTGTTATGGACATATATAAAAATgagaagaggccagaaaccaaAGAATTGATTCGTAAAATTCCTCTTTTGGTTCCTAGT aTTCCTCAGCAGATAGATGATAAAAAATGTGGGTATTTTGTCCTTTACTATATTTATTTGTTCATAAAGAATGCTCCTGAGATGTTTAGCATCGACGAGGGCTACCCTTACTTT ATGACAGAAGACTGGTTCACTCTTGAAGAGCTCGACGGCTTCTGTAGAACACTCGAATCAGTTCGGGTCGACACTACAAGCTCAGATGAATAG
- the LOC113724862 gene encoding ubiquitin-like-specific protease 1C isoform X8, which yields MQEIYAKTNLIRQHFQPGQMSESKGEPKERTDVVDTDHEEGVTSRHPRKNQIKSRRHSTRNRKSKALTDTTDSDVSPPLQVCGKLQGPVESDNLSAEEEIKIVGESFIEDDSNAYPLRTRSRRSRRMVNRSGSEVTIPRKRVRRQPRRPLNFSTSITSEGVLSSRQFYRYMDHIWSEVSAEKRNSIACMDCLWFNTYAESKWKEKVLKWIEREDIFSKKYVLVPIVLWSHWNLLIFCHFGESLQSESSTPCMLLLDSLHMTDPKRLEPLIRKFVMDIYKNEKRPETKELIRKIPLLVPSIPQQIDDKKCGYFVLYYIYLFIKNAPEMFSIDEGYPYFMTEDWFTLEELDGFCRTLESVRVDTTSSDE from the exons ATGCAGGAAATTTATGCTAAAACTAACCTCATACGTCAACATTTTCAGCCTGGCCAGATGTCAGAAAGCAAAGGTGAACCGAAGGAAAGAACAGATGTTGTTGATACTG ATCATGAAGAAGGTGTGACCTCCAGACACCCAAGAAAGAACCAAATCAAGTCACGTCGCCATTCAACGAGAAATAGAAAAAGCAAAGCTTTAACTGATACAACTGATTCTGATGTTAGCCCCCCACTCCAAGTTTGTGGGAAACTTCAGGGACCAGTAGAGTCTGATAATTTGAGTGctgaagaagaaattaaaattgTTGGAGAGTCTTTTATTGAGGACGACAGCAATGCCTATCCTCTTCGAACTAGAAGCAGGAGAAGCAGAAGAATGGTCAATAGAAGTGGTTCTGAAGTTACCATTCCAAGAAAAAGAGTTCGACGGCAACCAAGGAGACCCCTGAATTTCAGCACTTCAATCACATCGGAAGGAGTTTTAAGCTCCAGGCAATTTTATCGCTACATGGA CCACATATGGAGTGAGGTTTCTGCAGAGAAGAGAAACTCAATTGCATGCATGGATTGCTTGTGGTTTAACACATACGCGGAAAGTAAATGGAAGGAAAAGGTGTTAAAATGGATAGAGAGGGaagatatattttcaaaaaaatatgttctGGTTCCCATTGTTCTGTG GTCTCATTGGAATCTCCTGATCTTCTGCCATTTCGGTGAAAGCCTGCAATCAGAAAGCAGCACTCCCTGCATGTTATTGTTGGATTCGCTGCACATGACAGATCCTAAGAGGCTTGAACCTTTAATTAGAAA GTTTGTTATGGACATATATAAAAATgagaagaggccagaaaccaaAGAATTGATTCGTAAAATTCCTCTTTTGGTTCCTAGT aTTCCTCAGCAGATAGATGATAAAAAATGTGGGTATTTTGTCCTTTACTATATTTATTTGTTCATAAAGAATGCTCCTGAGATGTTTAGCATCGACGAGGGCTACCCTTACTTT ATGACAGAAGACTGGTTCACTCTTGAAGAGCTCGACGGCTTCTGTAGAACACTCGAATCAGTTCGGGTCGACACTACAAGCTCAGATGAATAG
- the LOC113724862 gene encoding uncharacterized protein isoform X7, whose amino-acid sequence MQEIYAKTNLIRQHFQPGQMSESKGEPKERTDVVDTGPVEYDNTESHQQAAQYPRPNKLKSMQEIYAKTNLICQHFQPGQMSESRGEPKERTDVVDTDHEEGVTSRHPRKNQIKSRRHSTRNRKSKALTDTTDSDVSPPLQVCGKLQGPVESDNLSAEEEIKIVGESFIEDDSNAYPLRTRSRRSRRMVNRSGSEVTIPRKRVRRQPRRPLNFSTSITSEGVLSSRQFYRYMDHIWSEVSAEKRNSIACMDCLWFNTYAESKWKEKVLKWIEREDIFSKKYVLVPIVLWSHWNLLIFCHFGESLQSESSTPCMLLLDSLHMTDPKRLEPLIRKFVMDIYKNEKRPETKELIRKIPLLVPSIPQQIDDKKYDRRLVHS is encoded by the exons ATGCAGGAAATTTATGCTAAAACTAACCTCATACGTCAACATTTTCAGCCTGGCCAGATGTCAGAAAGCAAAGGTGAACCGAAGGAAAGAACAGATGTTGTTGATACTG GTCCTGTTGAATATGACAATACAGAGTCGCATCAGCAAGCTGCTCAGTATCCTCGCCCAAATAAGTTAAAAAGCATGCAGGAAATTTATGCTAAAACTAACCTCATATGTCAACATTTTCAGCCTGGCCAGATGTCAGAAAGTAGAGGTGAACCCAAGGAAAGAACAGATGTTGTTGATACTG ATCATGAAGAAGGTGTGACCTCCAGACACCCAAGAAAGAACCAAATCAAGTCACGTCGCCATTCAACGAGAAATAGAAAAAGCAAAGCTTTAACTGATACAACTGATTCTGATGTTAGCCCCCCACTCCAAGTTTGTGGGAAACTTCAGGGACCAGTAGAGTCTGATAATTTGAGTGctgaagaagaaattaaaattgTTGGAGAGTCTTTTATTGAGGACGACAGCAATGCCTATCCTCTTCGAACTAGAAGCAGGAGAAGCAGAAGAATGGTCAATAGAAGTGGTTCTGAAGTTACCATTCCAAGAAAAAGAGTTCGACGGCAACCAAGGAGACCCCTGAATTTCAGCACTTCAATCACATCGGAAGGAGTTTTAAGCTCCAGGCAATTTTATCGCTACATGGA CCACATATGGAGTGAGGTTTCTGCAGAGAAGAGAAACTCAATTGCATGCATGGATTGCTTGTGGTTTAACACATACGCGGAAAGTAAATGGAAGGAAAAGGTGTTAAAATGGATAGAGAGGGaagatatattttcaaaaaaatatgttctGGTTCCCATTGTTCTGTG GTCTCATTGGAATCTCCTGATCTTCTGCCATTTCGGTGAAAGCCTGCAATCAGAAAGCAGCACTCCCTGCATGTTATTGTTGGATTCGCTGCACATGACAGATCCTAAGAGGCTTGAACCTTTAATTAGAAA GTTTGTTATGGACATATATAAAAATgagaagaggccagaaaccaaAGAATTGATTCGTAAAATTCCTCTTTTGGTTCCTAGT aTTCCTCAGCAGATAGATGATAAAAAAT ATGACAGAAGACTGGTTCACTCTTGA
- the LOC113724862 gene encoding uncharacterized protein isoform X6 codes for MLKLTSYVNIFSLARCQKAKVNRRKEQMLLILPGQMSESRGEPKERTDVVDTEGVTSRHPRKNQIKSRRHSTRNRKSKALTDTTDSDVSPPLQVCGKLQGPVESDNLSAEEEIKIVGESFIEDDSNAYPLRTRSRRSRRMVNRSGSEVTIPRKRVRRQPRRPLNFSTSITSEGVLSSRQFYRYMDHIWSEVSAEKRNSIACMDCLWFNTYAESKWKEKVLKWIEREDIFSKKYVLVPIVLWSHWNLLIFCHFGESLQSESSTPCMLLLDSLHMTDPKRLEPLIRKFVMDIYKNEKRPETKELIRKIPLLVPSIPQQIDDKKCGYFVLYYIYLFIKNAPEMFSIDEGYPYFMTEDWFTLEELDGFCRTLESVRVDTTSSDE; via the exons ATGCTAAAACTAACCTCATACGTCAACATTTTCAGCCTGGCCAGATGTCAGAAAGCAAAGGTGAACCGAAGGAAAGAACAGATGTTGTTGATACTG CCTGGCCAGATGTCAGAAAGTAGAGGTGAACCCAAGGAAAGAACAGATGTTGTTGATACTG AAGGTGTGACCTCCAGACACCCAAGAAAGAACCAAATCAAGTCACGTCGCCATTCAACGAGAAATAGAAAAAGCAAAGCTTTAACTGATACAACTGATTCTGATGTTAGCCCCCCACTCCAAGTTTGTGGGAAACTTCAGGGACCAGTAGAGTCTGATAATTTGAGTGctgaagaagaaattaaaattgTTGGAGAGTCTTTTATTGAGGACGACAGCAATGCCTATCCTCTTCGAACTAGAAGCAGGAGAAGCAGAAGAATGGTCAATAGAAGTGGTTCTGAAGTTACCATTCCAAGAAAAAGAGTTCGACGGCAACCAAGGAGACCCCTGAATTTCAGCACTTCAATCACATCGGAAGGAGTTTTAAGCTCCAGGCAATTTTATCGCTACATGGA CCACATATGGAGTGAGGTTTCTGCAGAGAAGAGAAACTCAATTGCATGCATGGATTGCTTGTGGTTTAACACATACGCGGAAAGTAAATGGAAGGAAAAGGTGTTAAAATGGATAGAGAGGGaagatatattttcaaaaaaatatgttctGGTTCCCATTGTTCTGTG GTCTCATTGGAATCTCCTGATCTTCTGCCATTTCGGTGAAAGCCTGCAATCAGAAAGCAGCACTCCCTGCATGTTATTGTTGGATTCGCTGCACATGACAGATCCTAAGAGGCTTGAACCTTTAATTAGAAA GTTTGTTATGGACATATATAAAAATgagaagaggccagaaaccaaAGAATTGATTCGTAAAATTCCTCTTTTGGTTCCTAGT aTTCCTCAGCAGATAGATGATAAAAAATGTGGGTATTTTGTCCTTTACTATATTTATTTGTTCATAAAGAATGCTCCTGAGATGTTTAGCATCGACGAGGGCTACCCTTACTTT ATGACAGAAGACTGGTTCACTCTTGAAGAGCTCGACGGCTTCTGTAGAACACTCGAATCAGTTCGGGTCGACACTACAAGCTCAGATGAATAG
- the LOC113724862 gene encoding probable ubiquitin-like-specific protease 2A isoform X12 yields MSESKGEPKERTDVVDTDHEEGVTSRHPRKNQIKSRRHSTRNRKSKALTDTTDSDVSPPLQVCGKLQGPVESDNLSAEEEIKIVGESFIEDDSNAYPLRTRSRRSRRMVNRSGSEVTIPRKRVRRQPRRPLNFSTSITSEGVLSSRQFYRYMDHIWSEVSAEKRNSIACMDCLWFNTYAESKWKEKVLKWIEREDIFSKKYVLVPIVLWSHWNLLIFCHFGESLQSESSTPCMLLLDSLHMTDPKRLEPLIRKFVMDIYKNEKRPETKELIRKIPLLVPSIPQQIDDKKCGYFVLYYIYLFIKNAPEMFSIDEGYPYFMTEDWFTLEELDGFCRTLESVRVDTTSSDE; encoded by the exons ATGTCAGAAAGCAAAGGTGAACCGAAGGAAAGAACAGATGTTGTTGATACTG ATCATGAAGAAGGTGTGACCTCCAGACACCCAAGAAAGAACCAAATCAAGTCACGTCGCCATTCAACGAGAAATAGAAAAAGCAAAGCTTTAACTGATACAACTGATTCTGATGTTAGCCCCCCACTCCAAGTTTGTGGGAAACTTCAGGGACCAGTAGAGTCTGATAATTTGAGTGctgaagaagaaattaaaattgTTGGAGAGTCTTTTATTGAGGACGACAGCAATGCCTATCCTCTTCGAACTAGAAGCAGGAGAAGCAGAAGAATGGTCAATAGAAGTGGTTCTGAAGTTACCATTCCAAGAAAAAGAGTTCGACGGCAACCAAGGAGACCCCTGAATTTCAGCACTTCAATCACATCGGAAGGAGTTTTAAGCTCCAGGCAATTTTATCGCTACATGGA CCACATATGGAGTGAGGTTTCTGCAGAGAAGAGAAACTCAATTGCATGCATGGATTGCTTGTGGTTTAACACATACGCGGAAAGTAAATGGAAGGAAAAGGTGTTAAAATGGATAGAGAGGGaagatatattttcaaaaaaatatgttctGGTTCCCATTGTTCTGTG GTCTCATTGGAATCTCCTGATCTTCTGCCATTTCGGTGAAAGCCTGCAATCAGAAAGCAGCACTCCCTGCATGTTATTGTTGGATTCGCTGCACATGACAGATCCTAAGAGGCTTGAACCTTTAATTAGAAA GTTTGTTATGGACATATATAAAAATgagaagaggccagaaaccaaAGAATTGATTCGTAAAATTCCTCTTTTGGTTCCTAGT aTTCCTCAGCAGATAGATGATAAAAAATGTGGGTATTTTGTCCTTTACTATATTTATTTGTTCATAAAGAATGCTCCTGAGATGTTTAGCATCGACGAGGGCTACCCTTACTTT ATGACAGAAGACTGGTTCACTCTTGAAGAGCTCGACGGCTTCTGTAGAACACTCGAATCAGTTCGGGTCGACACTACAAGCTCAGATGAATAG